The DNA window GTTGCCCTTTTTAGCTAATGAgacattattttcttaaaaatattatttttgactgAAGCGGCATTTTACACCATTAAAGaaaaaacgtaaaatgtaaACTTAAGAAGAGCATAAAGATGCATTAATGATCCCAGGTGTGTATATAAGTTCagttcatatataataataataattattattattattattattatacataattaataataaatagaaatctttgAGGTCTTTCTGTAAACTGTACATTTTCTCTGAACCTAAGTATCTTAGGAACCACTTGTGAGATTATTAGGGCCTTTTTTTACTTCAGGATAAACATTTGAGAAGCAGGATACCTCATTTGTATATCAAAgtcatatttatgtttatgtgatATATCTAGGATAATAATGGTTATGAATGAGGAATACTGGTagaatgacatttttgtaaacAGTATCTGTGGTGAATGTTAAGCGCATGCAGGTCTGGATATGACTGTCACTTACCACTGATGGTTACATCTCTAAGAACATGCTGACActggtttatgtgtgtgtttgtgtgtgtacggAGAGTGAGCCGATCATGGCACTGAGATGAAGTCCCACGTTTACTTTAGCAGTGAGGAATTGATGACTTTGGACTATTGATCTCGTTCATGGTTCTGTTCTTTTCATCAGCTCTTTCATGATTTATGTTTGCTCACAGGCGTGTGTTTTAAGGTTCACAAAATCTTACATTACTTCTTTGAATATGCGCTTCGTCCTGTGCTGACCTGTTTCTGTCCTACAGGAAGTCCAGGGATGAGCATCTCCAGCCGGTGTCGGGTGGCCGCTGCGGTAGCTCTGATCTTGGTCATACTGGGCGGGCTCGGAGCCGCCATCTGGGCCCTTGGTGAGACTTTCTGCCCGCTGATTTAATGGAAAACTGCAGCCGCCTCAGAGACACTTTACActtgattttgtgtttgtttgtttttcagtcacATATCTCAGAACAACAGAAGATACTGGATTATTTGATGGTAAGcattgttcatttatatttatgcatacacGCATAGATAGATCAACCGTTTGCATTTTACGTTTTCCAACACAATGGACATGGAAGTTGAGCACATTGCATCGTATCATGCTGTATTCGGCAAAGTGCATTCTGCTTGTATGCTGTATTCCCATGCAACATAAAAGCGCATTGGGTCATCTATAACTGTATAAACATTCTCATTGTGTTGATCATGTCTTGCAGTGCAGGTGAGCGCAGCAGACCAGAGACTGCGGGTGTTTGACTCCACCCAGCGGAGGTGGAAACACGTCTGCTCATCCAACGCCAATCAGCTCATCGCCAACATCAGCTGTGAAGAGATGGGCTTTGTCAGGTAACAAACCCGCAACACGTGAGAAATTTGGTCAAGCTGGTTTTAAATATGACTGGAATTCATTATCATCTCAGACATTTGCTTTTTACTCTTTATTCAGAGCAGTGAATTTCTCAGTGACGTGTGCCCCCGATAATGGTGGGGACCGAGAATTTTTCTGCGTAAAAGAGAGTGAGTTAACTTATGGCAAGAAGATAAAAACAGCCCTATATCCTTGGTAAGTAAATATATGCACCATTGACTATTTTGAATGGTCGTCAAGGCCATTAGCATATTAGCTGATTCATATTCATTTGATCGTATGAGTGTCATAGGAtgctgaagactgaagtaatgatgctgaaaaatcagctttgcatcacaaaaataaatggcattttaaaatatatcaaaacagaTATATATTTGAGAATATTAATGTTCTTAccgtatttttgatcaaataaatgcggccttGACGAGCACGAAAGACTTGAATTGGTTTCGCTTGTGCTGCAGAACTCACAAGATTCATCTTTAACAACGAATCAGATTGCTTTTTAATCTGGCACACTGACTCAAAAAAGAACATTacctaaaagtgaaaaactaattttttttaacctctcTAAAGCATTCTAATGTGTCGTTTCTGTTTCAGTAAATGTGACAAAGGTCAGATACTTGAGGTGATTTGTCAGGGTAAGTGCAACAAATCAAGCATGTTTGCAGTACATTGAATATGTGCACTGCAAATGCACGAACTGTTGTTTTTCCATCTTCGTAGACTGTGGCCGCCGTATGCTGCCCGAGGAGCGGATCGTGGGGGGAGTGGATGCTCGGCAGGGTTCGTGGCCGTGGCAGGTCAGCTTACAGTATGATGGAGTTCATCAGTGTGGTGGATCCATCATTTCAGATTCCTGGATCATCAGTGCCGCACACTGCTTTCCTGAGTGAGTGACGTGCTTTTTACCATCTTTAAAACATTCTAGAAACATGCTATCAGCTTGGAGGGGAAGAGACAGTCAGACTCTGATATCGGGTGACAGAATAACTTTATACTTCATAGACTAGGTTATGGAGCACATCAGCCTACTTCATTTGAGACGCAACTAAATCATGTCAACAATGTGCTAAAACATACTATCAGCATCCTAAAATAAGCTAGAAAATATGGCAAAAACATGTTAGCGGTGTGTTATACCATGTGTGAAACAATGTGCTAAAACTTGCTATCATTCTAGAAATCATGCataaaacatacatgcataacAGTATGTTAGTCACACATTAATACATGCTAAAAACCTGCTAGCAACATAACTTATGTTAGCAAATATGCTACAACATGTAAGAAACATGCACTTATACGATAGCAATGTCTGTCCATCTTGCAGATTGCATGGCTTTAAAACCTTGAAATCGAAaggtttttaaatgactttattcttacaaatgcatttttaaaactatttcaaacTTTCTGGCTAggccctgttgaaaaaaaacatgcatatgctAATTATAGATTTTTGAGCGTGTTGGTtcgagctggtttaagctggttctAAGCTGGCCCTGAGCAGGAACGACCAGCTCAAAAACCTACCTAACCtgcatatgtttgttttttaacaggCTTTCCCAAGTCAAAACCAAAAATTGTCTACAGACTAGTATGAACCTTTAGGTCTGACAAAACTTGATTCCTCAATTTCAATTATTAGATGTGAAATGGCActacagtatttaaaaacatcacaacatttattttcttgtgcGGCCTCTAGTGACGTTTAGAAAAATGTCATCCTTTTGCAAGAATTACAcgcattttacaaaaaactaTCTACGAAAAGTTTGGGTGAATAAGATTTGCTATGTTCTCTGATGCTCATCAAGGCTTCATTTGCTTGATtacaaatacagcaaaaacagtaatacggTGAAATATCGTTAGCATTTACATAacggttttctattttaatagattttaaaatgtctttagtcTTCAGTGgtgcatgatccttcagaaatcattttaatggttttggtTTTCTGCCCGTATCATCAGGAGGTATCGCCATGTGTCTCGCTGGCGGGTTCTGATGGGATCGATCTACAACACTCCCATCCGTAAGAACATCGTGATCGCTGAAGTGAAGACGGTTGTCTACCACAGCAGCTACCTGCCCTTTGTCGACGCCAACATTGATGACAACAGTCGTGACATAGCGGTCCTGGCTCTGACAAAACCTCTGCAGTTCACCGGTGAGTTTTTACTCAGAGCTACAGGAAATACTTAGCCGCCCACCGGCGGAAACCCTGCTCTATATAGATGATAGTAAACATCACGtatgttctgattggctgtaattatgcatatttgCTTTTAGTTTAGACCAAAAAATTACTGGAAATGTTTGCTTTTAGGtctctgaataaaagtatgcTAAATTATAGTATTTGAGCAGTATTTGAATGCGTTTTAATACAAAAAGCATGTTcataaaacaatgcattcatAAAGGAAATGGTTTTGTGTAACAAGGCAGCAGTTCAAGCAGGGTCTGTTTTGAGGTGTTTTTCATCAGGTACAGGCCTGTCTGACTGAGCATTATAGTAAAACCTTGCTCCGGTCTCAGGTTGCTCGTCCTGAGAACAAAGCTCCTCTATTTCCAAGGGGCCTTGAATCGAAACAAAAGACGATACCTGCAGAATTTTCCAGAAGGACAAAGCTATTCCTCATATACGCAGTTTCTGTAAACATGAACTGGAATGTCGTGGAAAAATGATGGATTTGAAtctgaaatgtgtttgtttgtcattgTAAAGCCGAGGAAATTGATTGCGATAAGCTAAAAAATCACTCCCTGTTCCCTCTAGTGTCCCTTCAGAGTATTGCGTCTGGCTGGATATGTTTCCGActtttgttttggtgttttaGATTATATCCAGCCGGTGTGTCTTCCTACCTACGGCCAGCGTTTGGCGGATGGGCAGATGGGTACAGTAACCGGCTGGGGTAACGTGGAGTATTACGGTTAGTGACGTCTCAGTCTGTGTCTTTAATTAATGAATCAGTTCACTGAAGTGCTGTATTTCGGTGTTTATCATGTCTTTACCTGGAGCTGGAgactctctgtctgtctgtctgtgtctgcctGGCTTTGACCTTTGTGTCAGTGAccagagtgtgtgtttttgtgctggaATGTACCGCATGTGCGACCAGCTGTCGATTAAACTTCCCTCGCTAGTACACCAACTTGTCATAAAAGCCTAACTGGCTTATCAAATCATTCCAGTGTTATCACGTGTGAAAAAGAAGCATGCTTAACCATATTGATTATGCTTATCTTAATGTACAAATCTTTacgtatattacattttttttagataatatattatactataatatataaaatatatagaaactaaacaaaagaaCACTAgtacaagtgtttttttaaagatttaaagagaGCACAGTTTCTTAGCACACCTTGACTTTCACTTTATAATGATGTCTAAGTAGTTTTAACGCTCTTaagttaattgcatttaatatacaattatattaaaaattataatacataaaatcacAAATTTTACGTCAGTCTCAGTGCCCAAcagtaactacagaagagtcaagctttaaatgagaaaaatatcaaaactctttggttttatttttagcaagaTGCTAACTGTCCAATCTAGATTCAATGATCTAatctaagctacagctaaaaatTCGGCTGAATAGAGTTGAAAACGGTAAAATTCCACATCTAGGGCAATGAAAAATGACCTTATTATGAGTATTTTAGCCTATTTTAGCCTAAAATGCTAAATAGTCACAGTAAGCATGTATATACAATATagataaaaacttttatttcggaTGCGATTAACCGCAATGAATAGATTGACAGCATTAGTTGTAGTACAATAATTCCAGCATGACATGAAGTCAGCAGTAGACACgaatatttctagttttttaGAGACTTTCACACAAACACCCTCCTTCACGTTTCTTGTTTTGCTTGCAGGCACTCAAGCCAACGTCCTCCAGGAAGCCCACGTGCCCATCATCAGCGATGCAGTGTGCAATGGTCCGGATTATTATGACAACCAGGTCACAACCACCATGTTCTGTGCCGGTTATGAGAAAGGAGGAACTGACTCCTGCCAGGTACCTGCCTCTCCGGTGGACAGGGCAGCATATGTCCACTAGAGGGAGACATTCAGAACTAATGCGCATGATGTGGCTGTGCGgaattatatgttatattatatgttgtCAGGGGGATAGCGGTGGTCCTTTCGTAGCAGCGGACGTCCTGTCTAAGACCAGCCGCTATCGTTTGCTGGGGGTGGTGAGCTGGGGCACGGGCTGTGCCATGGCCAAAAAACCCGGCGTCTACACGCGTGTGTCACGCTTTCTGCCCTGGATATCCACAGCCATGAGGGTGAGAGATGCAGGATCACACTTTCGACAGCACGTCTGTATAACACGAATGCAAACCCCCTCTCATGTTTTGCTCCATAGATGTATGAAAACTCCCCAGGAGTGCACAAAATGGCACGGGCGGTCACACCATAGCCGTTCGGAGCGTTTCGAAAATGTTTCATATGAGACTGAAGTGTTGCCTGTTGAGGGCAGATGTGTTGCTCGGGTCAGTGTGAGATCAGACGTCTGGCGTTCTCAGATGTTCTGTGATGATCGACGTGTCCCAAGGACATTATCTCACTCACAGAGGCCAAGAACCATTTCTGATGCTGTACTTTGGGTAAATATGTCTATGAACTTAGCATGTGTTATTAACATAGAATATgccatttttctttgaaaatctaccaaaataataagataataagataatcaaatcaaattatcaATAATGACAGAAGCCAAAaactccatatatatatatatatatatatatatatatatatatatatatatatatatatatatatatatggattttgagtttgtttgcaaaaacagataactctttttttacattttccaaaaatcatgtttttattatgttatcatcattattatgttttgttgtgttatcTGTGTTCATGATTTTTAAGAAttgaaaaataactgaaaatgatctgtttttgcaaataaagtcttcatacacacatacatatacacaaacacacacacacacacacacgtatgtatatatatatatatatatatatatatatatatatatatatatatatatatatatatatatatatactgtatttttcccAACACACAAAAAGAATTTAGAGTATGGGGTATTTTTATCCTACTTTATAAAagtttgtacagtatgtatgGTAACGAAACAAATGAAATCCATTTTAGGAAAAAGTTTAGCTCAGATAGCAAAAATATTGGTATTCATTtacctgtaaaaataaataaataaataaaaagtatttttgtcaatttaaataacataatgctatacaaaaataaataatattgactCCAGACAGCAAAAAATACAACTTATTTTTAACACAATCCTAAATCTGACTCTCAACTTTATATCGAACTACAGTTATATCTCAATTTTGTTTACTAGTGGCACAGGTACAGTATGATACATAAGTCAAATCTGTAGTACATGAACATAAAGAAGGATCGTTGATTCGCTGAATAATACTGAAATGTGCCATGATTAAACATGTACTTAAATAGGTTTTAGACATTGAAATGGCCAGAATGgtgtatttgaaaatgtttcatgaaAACCTCACTTTCAtgtattttacatgtaatatatttttattttctcttctttaTTCTTAAAAGATGGGTTAAGCATTGATGTGACAAGCACTAAATGTAAAGATACAAACCAAAGACTGGTTTAAAAAGCAGTATGAATAAACTTATCGCAGTGGCAGTCAGTATTTTTGCTTATATTGTTGTACATATGAATAGCTCCATTCCTATGCAATGCactgtttaattcattttatgtcTAATTGTATGTTAAGCTGCTATATTGttatccagattttttttttttttaccataaccTTCTGAGTAACATTATGTAGTAATTTGGTAGCTCTTTAGGCCTGTTGAATATGACAACAATAAAACTCAAACAGCATTTAGcttttattctataaatatgctttttttttgttttgttttcattcatgaaACTGCTATGAATATATGTACAGTACAGAAATTCTGACTTTTGATATAAAGTAATCTCACTACTTTTTCCTTTAAATTCTTTCGAACCAAATGCAAATGCTGCACCCATTATATGacttttaaatgctgaaataaagacttaattttttatataaataagtaatcatttgtggttatttttgtttgtgttttagaaaCTTTACACGACAACCCAagcatgtaaacatttaaatatacacttatattaaataaaataaatatttgcgtaatgtgtgtgtgtgtaaaaagtgCTTATTAATAAAGtacttaattgtttttttttttttaaatgttctaaaCGTTTTAAAAATTGGCAAAATCTcagcacataaataaacaaagacatatattttaaataaaatacttttatttatttttttatttaaaatttttgtttgtgctttagaaaatgtacacacacacttaattgctttactattattattattaatactgtaGTAGAAGaggtaatattaataacaacaacaataagaaTAATGTAATGTGCATTTCAGGTATCGCAATACAGAGCTAATGTTAgactttttttagcatttttattaaagatttgTACAAATGAATGCAACACGACTGAACGGGCAACATAACTccttcattcacaaaaaaaaaaaaaaaaacctacctgGGATCCATGGACTATTGCTGGGTGGAAAAAATGTGTCTTTCTGGCTGATGTAAATTTTAGTTTTGGCAGTAAAATGCCTTATACTCAAATGGCAGTTCAGTAATGCTTGGAGGAAGGGAAAGCATAAAGAAATCAGCGCTAAGCACACAAGGAAGTGTAAAGAGAGCGACACGCGTGGCTGTAAAGGTTGGAACAGGGTATGTCCCAGCCCTGCCTGAAACTTTCTTGGAAGAGGTCTTTGCAAATGAGCGTCCTCCGTCCGTCAGGGTGTTTTTCAGCGCAGTGTCTACTGAGAAAGAGCACAACTCTCATCCGCTCCGCTACTGAGCCATCGCCCGAGGGACTGGACCGGCAGAGAGGGCTTTTCTTGGCCCTGTGAGAAAGATGAAGAACCAAACCGCCGCTCATCTGATGTGGCTTCTGATTTTAGTGCTACACTTTGCTTCTCTTACGAAAGGTCtgtttttagatttcattttaatcgTCACTGTTGACTGTTTTACGATAGATACGGATAGCTCATGTTCCTCGACTTTTAAACTTAAGTTCAGTACGCTTTTGGATTTAAGAGAACAATACAAACAGCTGTTGGTAAAAaaatttttcaatgttttgtaTTGCTCAGTGGTTCGAAATTTGAACATTTGatcttttttgtttacttttagcCTTTATTGACTAGTTTGTTTACAGGTGTAGTCATTAGAATAGTCAAGTTCATCATTTCTTAGTCAAATGAGCGATGGCCTCCTCCTTACGCTTTTGCTTCTCTGCTCTGCTTTAGGCCTAAATCACTTTATAGTTCCTCAGAATTTGACCTCGGAGACCGGAAAAACTGTCACCTTTGAATGTGGCGTCGCTGGattgaatggggaaaaaatccAT is part of the Puntigrus tetrazona isolate hp1 chromosome 16, ASM1883169v1, whole genome shotgun sequence genome and encodes:
- the hpn gene encoding serine protease hepsin, whose translation is MPEKKIGSPGMSISSRCRVAAAVALILVILGGLGAAIWALVTYLRTTEDTGLFDVQVSAADQRLRVFDSTQRRWKHVCSSNANQLIANISCEEMGFVRAVNFSVTCAPDNGGDREFFCVKESELTYGKKIKTALYPCKCDKGQILEVICQDCGRRMLPEERIVGGVDARQGSWPWQVSLQYDGVHQCGGSIISDSWIISAAHCFPERYRHVSRWRVLMGSIYNTPIRKNIVIAEVKTVVYHSSYLPFVDANIDDNSRDIAVLALTKPLQFTDYIQPVCLPTYGQRLADGQMGTVTGWGNVEYYGTQANVLQEAHVPIISDAVCNGPDYYDNQVTTTMFCAGYEKGGTDSCQGDSGGPFVAADVLSKTSRYRLLGVVSWGTGCAMAKKPGVYTRVSRFLPWISTAMRMYENSPGVHKMARAVTP